The following nucleotide sequence is from Nitrospira sp..
GTAGATCGCCGCCTGCGCCTCATCCGGCGCCAGGATCATGATCACGTCGGAGGCCTTCACCGCGTCGTCGACCGGCATGACCTTCAACCCGCTGGCTTCCGCCTTTTTCCAGGAGTTCCCTTCCCGCAGGCCGACGACGACGCTGGCGCCGCTCTCTTTGAGATTCAGCGAGTGGGCATGGCCTTGGCTGCCATACCCAATCACAGCCACCTTCTTGCCCCGAATGAGTTGCAGATCCGCATCCTTGTCGTAATAAATCTTCATACATTACTCCTGAAAGTTCGTGGTGCCCATGGATGGAACGCGACGGTCGTGAACAGAGGTGTGCGCGCTACTCGCGAGCGACTTTTTTCGGTTGGCTGGCCGCCGGCCTGATGGCCTCGCGCGCAATCGCCACACGACCCGTCCGAATCAATTCCTTGATGCCGAGCGGTTGCAGCAAATTGATGATGGCCTCGATTTTCTTCGGGTCCCCCGTCACCTCGATGGTGTAGGTCGACGGCGTCGAGTCGATCACGTTGGCCCGGAAAATGTCGGCGATCCTGAGCGCCTCCGCCCGGTCTTCCGACTTGGTATGAACCTTGATCAAGGCCGTCTCCCGAGAGACGAACTCACTTTCATTGAGGTCCACGACCTTGATGACATCGATCAACTTGTTCAGCTGCTTGACGATCTGTTCCACAATGCGATCGTCACCGGACGTCACGATCGTCATCTGGGACATCGAGGGATCGAGAGTCGGCGCCACGGAAAGGCTTTCGATGTTGAACCCGCGCCCGCTGAACAATCCCGCCACGCGGGACAATACCCCGAATTTATTCTCGACTGTGACTGAAATAATGTGTTCCATCGACCTCGACGAACTGGGTCCTCTCAGCA
It contains:
- the ilvN gene encoding acetolactate synthase small subunit, whose translation is MEHIISVTVENKFGVLSRVAGLFSGRGFNIESLSVAPTLDPSMSQMTIVTSGDDRIVEQIVKQLNKLIDVIKVVDLNESEFVSRETALIKVHTKSEDRAEALRIADIFRANVIDSTPSTYTIEVTGDPKKIEAIINLLQPLGIKELIRTGRVAIAREAIRPAASQPKKVARE